Proteins co-encoded in one Metabacillus sp. KUDC1714 genomic window:
- a CDS encoding response regulator transcription factor, with amino-acid sequence MMFKVLIVDDEPITRQGLVMLIPWESYGFEVVGTAANGNEAIEKYSSLSPNLMIIDIRMPGMSGIELIERIRVSDSSVQFLILSGHAEFEYAKKAISNNVKGYLLKPVDEDELIRYLQEINTKLVEVLEYNHIKVKKDEENRERIIHFALEGERLDEFKYCSDHFLEWNKYRVLLISVDEQSNSDLMNLKNSFREFFEEGNIGTVFIYNSYIGILLNDELEFNGQYDYLYKNLQNVFHNNYTHFTAAISNPFDKITDIFAYYESTCKLINHQFFFDEGYLLNESSETAIKVEIQDSQYEVEQFKMTSVVDKLLFAMEIGDLSAIKRICDEVAMWMIDENYSENIIKKNFIQIISSLLNKLMYEYQDIRETLSNVFTRVFEIENQPKIRALLSFVNSLLAEILEKMDVKNTDVLVKKMINLIERNYDKNIKLETLSKVLNYNRAYLGKLFKDYTGEHFNTYLDKVRIENGKNLLLQGLKVYQVAERIGFSNVDYFHSKFRKYEGMSPSTYRKSKMMN; translated from the coding sequence ATGATGTTTAAAGTATTGATTGTGGATGATGAACCAATCACCCGTCAAGGATTAGTTATGCTTATCCCATGGGAATCTTACGGGTTTGAGGTAGTTGGTACGGCAGCTAATGGTAATGAAGCTATTGAAAAATATAGTAGTCTTTCTCCAAACTTAATGATCATTGATATTAGGATGCCTGGAATGTCAGGAATTGAACTTATTGAAAGGATAAGGGTAAGTGATTCTTCAGTTCAGTTTTTAATTTTAAGTGGACATGCTGAATTTGAATATGCAAAGAAAGCAATTAGTAATAATGTAAAAGGTTATCTATTAAAACCTGTCGACGAAGACGAATTGATTCGTTATTTACAAGAGATAAATACAAAATTAGTAGAGGTGTTAGAATATAATCATATAAAAGTAAAAAAAGATGAGGAAAATAGAGAACGTATCATTCATTTTGCTCTAGAGGGTGAAAGATTAGATGAATTTAAATATTGTTCTGATCATTTTTTAGAATGGAATAAATATCGTGTCTTATTAATTAGTGTAGATGAACAAAGTAACTCTGACTTGATGAATCTTAAAAATAGTTTTAGAGAGTTTTTTGAAGAAGGAAACATTGGTACCGTTTTCATTTATAATTCTTATATCGGTATTTTGTTAAATGATGAGCTTGAATTTAATGGTCAATACGATTATTTATACAAAAATTTGCAGAATGTGTTCCATAATAACTATACCCATTTTACAGCTGCTATATCTAATCCTTTTGACAAAATAACAGATATTTTCGCATATTATGAATCGACATGCAAACTAATTAATCACCAATTTTTCTTTGATGAAGGTTATTTGTTGAATGAAAGTTCAGAGACTGCTATAAAGGTTGAAATACAAGATTCTCAGTATGAAGTAGAACAGTTCAAAATGACAAGTGTAGTTGATAAATTATTATTTGCAATGGAGATCGGCGATTTAAGTGCAATAAAAAGAATATGTGATGAAGTTGCAATGTGGATGATCGATGAAAATTATTCAGAGAATATAATTAAGAAGAACTTTATTCAAATTATTTCTTCCTTATTAAATAAACTAATGTATGAATATCAAGATATACGAGAAACTTTATCAAATGTGTTTACAAGGGTTTTTGAAATTGAAAATCAACCAAAGATAAGAGCTCTTCTTAGCTTTGTGAATTCCTTACTTGCAGAGATTCTGGAGAAAATGGACGTGAAGAATACAGATGTTCTAGTAAAAAAAATGATAAATCTTATTGAGCGTAATTACGATAAAAACATAAAACTTGAGACATTATCTAAGGTTCTTAATTACAATAGGGCATATTTAGGTAAGCTATTTAAAGATTACACAGGCGAGCACTTTAATACTTATCTCGATAAAGTAAGAATTGAAAATGGCAAGAATTTGTTATTACAAGGACTTAAAGTATATCAAGTTGCAGAACGAATTGGTTTCTCAAATGTAGACTACTTTCATAGTAAATTTAGAAAGTACGAAGGAATGTCTCCATCTACTTATCGCAAAAGTAAAATGATGAATTAA
- a CDS encoding extracellular solute-binding protein has protein sequence MLLLFSGCKNPSMISDQKKVESLKNREKTVITFWHTYNDRETQLLELKLIPAFERENPNIQIESINFAFNNELKNTLISRASSKRGPDLVRIDIAWVPEFSCKGLLVPLNEFPDFQGIRKRFNPDAMDIGLYKNNYYSLPLNIYTKAAIFNRELLKRAGYTNPPDTMEEVLELAHKHRFSIGLGGLKPWDTIPYLYSLGGSLSNKNFTKASGYLNSKETIYAVEQLTALYKKKLINLPDQSGDDKNFERVQSGNILMTDEGPWFYSLLNKGELDRAQKLTTPVQFPQGKEPAMIIGGENLVIMQGSKQPTAAWTFMKWMTEKETQLLMAQTGLMPTNLDAAKSLKITKNSYLYPYKEAAEHAFFWPKVKNWSKIDEVYTEYLNKIFEGKLSVKDGLDRAAAEIDRLLADS, from the coding sequence ATGTTATTGTTGTTTTCCGGTTGTAAAAATCCTTCCATGATTTCCGACCAAAAAAAGGTTGAATCGCTTAAGAATAGGGAAAAAACGGTCATTACTTTTTGGCACACATACAACGATAGAGAAACCCAACTACTAGAACTGAAGCTGATACCTGCTTTTGAGCGTGAGAACCCGAACATTCAGATTGAGTCTATAAACTTTGCTTTCAATAACGAACTTAAGAACACTTTAATTTCACGAGCCTCTTCAAAAAGAGGTCCTGATTTGGTACGTATTGATATTGCTTGGGTTCCAGAGTTTTCATGTAAAGGGCTTCTTGTACCTTTAAACGAATTCCCAGACTTTCAAGGTATTCGGAAGAGATTTAATCCTGATGCCATGGATATAGGTCTTTATAAAAATAACTATTATTCCCTGCCGCTTAATATTTACACGAAGGCGGCTATCTTTAACCGTGAACTTCTTAAACGTGCAGGCTATACAAACCCACCGGATACAATGGAGGAAGTTCTAGAACTAGCACACAAACATCGCTTTTCAATCGGTCTCGGAGGATTAAAACCATGGGATACGATTCCATATTTATACAGCCTCGGGGGTTCCTTATCCAATAAGAATTTTACAAAGGCTTCCGGCTATTTAAACAGCAAAGAAACAATCTATGCAGTGGAACAGTTAACGGCATTATATAAGAAAAAACTCATTAATCTTCCCGATCAGTCAGGGGACGACAAAAACTTCGAACGAGTACAATCAGGAAATATTCTAATGACCGACGAGGGACCCTGGTTCTACAGTCTACTTAATAAAGGAGAATTGGATCGTGCTCAAAAGCTGACTACTCCAGTACAGTTTCCACAAGGTAAAGAGCCAGCTATGATTATTGGCGGAGAAAACCTTGTTATTATGCAGGGCAGCAAACAACCGACTGCAGCATGGACTTTTATGAAATGGATGACGGAAAAGGAAACACAGCTTCTTATGGCGCAAACTGGATTGATGCCAACAAACCTAGATGCAGCAAAGTCACTGAAAATAACTAAAAATTCTTATCTTTATCCTTATAAGGAGGCTGCAGAGCATGCGTTTTTTTGGCCAAAAGTTAAGAATTGGAGTAAAATCGACGAAGTATATACAGAGTACTTAAATAAAATATTTGAAGGCAAATTGTCCGTTAAGGATGGGTTAGATCGTGCAGCTGCTGAAATAGATAGGCTCTTAGCAGATTCATGA
- a CDS encoding response regulator transcription factor codes for MYRILIVDDEPVIRKGITSFIDLENEEITVDDQYANGAEALAALKKQPYDILITDIKMPLIGGIELTKQALELYPWLKVILISNYTDFEFVKEGLKLGAVDYLLKLTIKKDDLLSVLQRCITMLVEERKKDFEMTNYQQGAVYLERKSVEQEIKRMIAQERTFPIPAEWAPEWLENSYACVYLMLDHADEWRENHGYLYVQLLLEEWQNMFYLHIEEGTALIVAESSLFIIVPNRDGDMHRGRLLKWKQALENEWQVSTSAGIVAEQGISCIIKGFINSRAACQRRFFEGLGGLYPTNNSNTFTEKIPKGKEIHHDFSPLFEMIRNGDPISSAIEFALERWNCGYLTPEQVKQEACIVLTGVFNLHGVEEPMLTERHDLIYQAETMKQMISLLICQLEENRTSFLPKLTEDGYDENLITKALEYIAAHYTENLTLQNLADTVHLSKSYFSLYFKKQTGRNFVDYLIELRIREAKRLLVESESRIYDVAKAAGFKDVKYFSKVFKKTTGLTPIAYREKYQVTKSV; via the coding sequence ATGTATAGAATTCTTATCGTCGATGACGAGCCTGTCATCCGCAAAGGAATCACTTCCTTTATTGATTTGGAAAATGAAGAAATTACAGTCGATGATCAATATGCTAATGGTGCGGAAGCCCTGGCAGCACTAAAAAAACAACCCTACGATATTCTTATTACTGACATCAAAATGCCTTTGATAGGAGGCATCGAACTCACAAAGCAAGCATTAGAGCTTTACCCGTGGTTAAAAGTCATTCTAATCAGCAACTACACCGACTTTGAATTTGTAAAAGAAGGGCTTAAGCTAGGTGCTGTCGATTATCTATTAAAGCTAACAATAAAAAAGGATGACCTTCTTTCCGTCCTTCAGCGGTGCATTACTATGCTGGTCGAAGAAAGGAAAAAGGATTTCGAAATGACCAATTACCAGCAAGGCGCTGTCTATCTGGAAAGAAAAAGTGTTGAACAGGAAATTAAACGAATGATCGCACAAGAGCGGACCTTCCCTATTCCAGCAGAATGGGCCCCGGAATGGTTGGAAAATTCCTATGCTTGCGTTTATCTTATGCTTGATCATGCTGATGAGTGGAGAGAAAATCACGGCTACCTATATGTGCAGCTCCTATTGGAAGAATGGCAGAATATGTTTTATTTGCATATTGAAGAAGGAACTGCACTGATTGTAGCTGAAAGCAGCTTGTTTATTATCGTACCAAATCGTGATGGGGATATGCATCGTGGTCGACTTTTGAAATGGAAGCAGGCACTGGAAAATGAATGGCAAGTTTCAACATCAGCAGGCATAGTGGCAGAACAAGGTATTAGCTGTATTATTAAAGGATTTATTAATAGTCGTGCAGCTTGCCAAAGACGTTTTTTCGAAGGTCTTGGCGGACTATACCCTACAAACAACTCAAATACCTTTACCGAAAAAATACCAAAAGGCAAAGAAATCCATCATGATTTTAGTCCTTTATTCGAAATGATCCGCAACGGAGATCCGATTTCATCAGCGATTGAATTTGCTCTAGAACGCTGGAATTGTGGGTATCTAACTCCTGAACAAGTGAAGCAAGAGGCTTGCATCGTTCTTACAGGTGTTTTCAATTTGCACGGCGTGGAGGAACCAATGCTTACAGAGCGCCATGATCTTATTTATCAGGCGGAAACAATGAAACAAATGATATCCCTTCTGATTTGCCAACTAGAAGAAAACAGGACTTCCTTCCTACCAAAACTGACTGAAGATGGATACGATGAGAACTTAATTACCAAGGCGCTTGAATATATTGCCGCTCATTATACCGAGAACTTAACACTTCAGAATTTAGCGGATACCGTTCATCTTAGCAAAAGTTATTTCAGTCTTTATTTTAAAAAACAAACAGGCCGAAACTTTGTCGATTATTTGATAGAACTGCGTATTAGAGAAGCAAAGCGACTATTGGTGGAAAGTGAAAGCCGTATTTACGATGTAGCCAAAGCAGCAGGTTTTAAAGATGTGAAATATTTTAGCAAGGTATTTAAAAAAACAACCGGATTAACACCAATAGCTTACAGGGAAAAATACCAGGTGACTAAAAGTGTTTAA
- a CDS encoding glycoside hydrolase family 32 protein produces the protein MKWTKEARYRTYESMTLAEQKKLELSVSASPWRQHYHIQPMYGLLNDPNGFVWYNGRYYLFYQWFPFGAVHGMKHWFQTESADLVNWENKGVAIKPDYSFESHGIYSGSGIVHNNLLYLFYTANKRDEEWNRLASQCLVIMDKTGRMTKQATPIIKSQPEGYTEHFRDPKVWREKDNFYMVVGGQREDLTGCVLLYQSHDLKQWSWQGEVKTKERNFGFMWECPDYFELQNHGILLFSPQGIHSKGDSFQNIYQSGAFVGKPLNIANGHFDHCDFQEIDAGFDFYAPQTTVSPDGRRLLVGWMGLPDIEYPTDSEGWAHCLTLPRELSIEGNVLYQKPIRELKEKRKNEVSAKLELSDSVENLGTLSGNSFEMICEVEIGSAQRAGLKLRVGEGEETLLYLDHGVKKVVLDRTKTGTPFAQEYGTIRQKHYQKNKVRFQIFIDISSIEVFVNDGEIVFTSRLFPKIESQGIQFFAEKGSAKIEAIQWKYE, from the coding sequence ATGAAATGGACAAAAGAAGCACGCTATCGTACGTATGAAAGTATGACCTTAGCAGAACAAAAAAAACTGGAATTATCAGTATCGGCTAGTCCATGGAGGCAACATTATCATATTCAACCGATGTATGGTTTGTTAAACGATCCTAATGGCTTTGTTTGGTATAACGGACGTTATTATTTATTTTATCAATGGTTTCCCTTTGGTGCCGTTCATGGTATGAAACACTGGTTCCAGACAGAATCAGCGGATCTAGTAAACTGGGAAAACAAAGGAGTCGCGATCAAACCAGATTATTCATTTGAAAGTCACGGAATCTATTCTGGGAGTGGGATTGTGCATAATAATCTCCTATATTTGTTCTATACTGCAAATAAACGAGATGAAGAATGGAATCGCCTTGCCTCACAGTGTTTAGTGATTATGGATAAGACAGGGAGAATGACGAAACAAGCTACACCAATTATTAAGAGCCAACCAGAAGGGTACACAGAGCATTTTAGAGACCCGAAAGTATGGCGAGAAAAAGACAATTTCTATATGGTTGTTGGGGGTCAGCGTGAAGATTTAACCGGCTGTGTTCTCCTTTACCAATCGCATGATTTAAAACAGTGGTCTTGGCAAGGAGAGGTAAAAACGAAAGAACGGAATTTCGGTTTTATGTGGGAATGTCCGGACTACTTTGAATTACAAAACCATGGAATTCTACTATTTTCACCTCAAGGGATTCATTCTAAAGGAGATTCTTTTCAAAACATTTATCAATCTGGAGCTTTTGTGGGGAAGCCTCTAAATATAGCAAATGGTCATTTTGATCACTGCGATTTTCAGGAAATAGATGCTGGTTTTGATTTCTATGCTCCACAAACAACTGTATCTCCTGATGGAAGGCGTCTGCTCGTAGGCTGGATGGGATTACCAGATATAGAGTATCCCACTGATTCTGAAGGATGGGCTCATTGTTTAACGCTACCAAGAGAGTTATCAATTGAGGGAAATGTTCTCTATCAGAAACCAATACGTGAACTGAAAGAGAAACGGAAAAATGAAGTCAGTGCAAAATTGGAACTAAGTGACAGCGTAGAAAACCTTGGCACACTTTCAGGTAACTCGTTTGAAATGATATGTGAAGTAGAAATAGGAAGTGCTCAGAGGGCGGGATTGAAGCTACGTGTCGGTGAGGGGGAAGAAACATTACTTTATCTTGATCATGGAGTTAAGAAAGTAGTGCTTGATCGTACCAAAACAGGGACTCCTTTTGCACAAGAATATGGGACAATTCGTCAGAAGCATTATCAGAAAAACAAAGTGCGTTTTCAAATCTTTATAGATATATCCTCAATAGAAGTATTTGTGAATGATGGAGAAATCGTTTTTACTTCACGTCTATTTCCTAAAATAGAAAGTCAGGGCATTCAATTCTTTGCAGAAAAAGGCTCGGCGAAAATTGAGGCTATTCAATGGAAATATGAATAA
- a CDS encoding D-2-hydroxyacid dehydrogenase: MSERKLIISQNINDSLLSKIKEIIPDWTIIVGSAPSIWESHVADAEIIAGWKKEMNEIINAKQANLKWLQTWSAGVNSLPLKRLQSNNVQITSANGVHAYPISETIFALMLGLTRKIHTYVRQQLNQTWHHASMNQEIHEKTVGIIGVGNIGLETAKIAKAFGMTVLGLRNSGQAEEYVDEMYTPADLHTILPKCDYVIVTLPLTPKTKGLFGKKEFQSMKSSAFFINIGRGAIVEENELIEALEEKQIAGAGLDVFEIEPLPQKSPLWEMENVIITPHTSGSTEYYNKRVIEDIFVPNLNSYLNGKVPSINLLDFEKGY, encoded by the coding sequence ATGTCAGAAAGAAAGTTGATCATTAGCCAAAATATAAATGATTCTTTATTAAGTAAAATAAAAGAAATCATTCCAGATTGGACCATCATCGTCGGGAGTGCTCCATCCATATGGGAATCTCATGTAGCCGATGCCGAAATCATTGCAGGCTGGAAAAAAGAAATGAATGAAATTATTAATGCTAAACAGGCAAACCTAAAGTGGCTTCAAACATGGAGTGCAGGTGTAAACTCACTTCCACTTAAGCGTTTACAATCAAACAATGTGCAAATTACATCAGCAAACGGCGTTCATGCTTACCCGATTTCAGAAACAATCTTTGCATTAATGCTTGGATTAACACGAAAAATTCATACATATGTGAGACAGCAATTAAACCAAACATGGCACCATGCATCGATGAACCAGGAAATTCATGAAAAAACCGTCGGGATCATAGGTGTTGGAAATATTGGCTTGGAAACCGCAAAAATTGCAAAAGCATTTGGTATGACTGTTCTTGGTTTACGAAACTCAGGACAGGCAGAAGAATATGTCGATGAAATGTATACACCAGCTGATTTACATACGATTCTTCCAAAATGTGATTATGTCATTGTAACCTTGCCATTGACACCAAAAACAAAGGGACTATTTGGTAAGAAGGAATTTCAATCGATGAAGTCTTCTGCATTTTTCATCAATATTGGGCGTGGAGCAATTGTCGAAGAAAATGAACTAATAGAAGCTCTCGAGGAAAAACAAATTGCCGGAGCAGGGCTAGATGTTTTCGAAATTGAACCGCTTCCGCAGAAAAGTCCACTTTGGGAAATGGAAAATGTCATTATTACTCCTCACACTTCAGGCAGTACGGAATACTACAATAAACGGGTAATCGAAGATATTTTTGTCCCTAACTTGAATAGTTATCTTAATGGAAAAGTCCCAAGCATTAATCTACTTGATTTCGAGAAGGGGTATTAA
- a CDS encoding sensor histidine kinase, whose amino-acid sequence MWKILSTIMKKINDIKLRNKLLISFIFVVFIPVFIVGGFLTNELRQFALKDAKKQASANMERVKERTLEVMNVPLYISNNILFDQRLKQIVNTKYESIYEVVSSYREYNTFQSYRNLYNKEIVNIRFYMENSTLLNDWEIIPVDQQIKNSFWYTTTREGKGLTSWLYLEDETNNDHKYLSLVRRVDFLEYDTSGVLVINVNTKAFNLILSQEAQPTMLVDDQNNIISTNQPGYLGKKLNTIINSKKILAGQTGIFQGNSEGQPTHIFVEAIPLANSLNKVRIVSIITDEDIVGNANRFRRMGVIVAAVSVCVSLLLIYYISKLLSNRLIKLSEQINLVGKGNFNTRILIDGEDEIGQLSKQLELMVNNTRKLLNEVYESNRQKTLLERKQNEIKFKMMASQINPHFLFNALESIRMKAHISGEREIAQVVKLLGKLMRNSIEVGTGKVKLNSEMEVVHSYLEIQKFRHGDRLNYEITIDPLSKNIPIPPLIIQPLVENAVIHGLENKESGGEVSVHTKMKEEGLHVVVTDNGIGISEEKQEAICKLLNEQEEKEGIRIGLRNVHQRLQLTYGNITGLAIDSKEGIGTKISFIIPI is encoded by the coding sequence GTGTGGAAAATACTTTCAACGATTATGAAAAAAATCAATGATATTAAGCTTAGAAATAAATTACTTATTTCGTTTATTTTTGTTGTGTTTATTCCAGTTTTTATTGTAGGAGGTTTTTTAACAAATGAGTTAAGACAATTTGCGCTGAAGGATGCCAAAAAACAAGCGTCGGCCAATATGGAGAGAGTAAAGGAAAGAACGTTAGAAGTCATGAACGTGCCATTATATATTTCAAATAATATTCTTTTTGATCAACGCTTAAAACAAATTGTTAACACAAAATATGAATCGATTTATGAGGTTGTTTCATCATATCGAGAATACAATACATTTCAAAGTTATCGTAACTTATACAATAAAGAGATCGTTAATATTCGTTTTTATATGGAAAATTCAACATTGCTGAATGATTGGGAAATCATTCCTGTTGATCAACAGATAAAGAATTCGTTCTGGTATACCACCACTAGGGAGGGAAAAGGATTAACAAGTTGGTTATATCTAGAGGATGAAACGAATAATGATCATAAGTATTTAAGTTTAGTGCGCAGGGTTGACTTTCTTGAGTATGATACAAGTGGTGTTCTAGTTATTAATGTAAATACTAAAGCATTTAATTTGATTTTGTCACAAGAAGCTCAACCAACGATGCTTGTGGATGATCAAAATAATATAATCAGCACGAATCAACCAGGTTATTTAGGAAAAAAACTGAATACAATCATTAATTCTAAAAAAATATTAGCTGGACAAACTGGTATTTTTCAAGGAAATTCGGAAGGACAACCTACACACATTTTTGTTGAGGCCATACCTTTAGCGAATAGTCTGAATAAGGTGAGAATTGTATCTATTATCACAGATGAGGATATTGTTGGAAATGCCAATCGGTTTAGAAGGATGGGAGTAATTGTTGCAGCTGTAAGTGTTTGTGTTTCTTTATTGTTGATCTACTACATTTCAAAACTACTTTCAAATAGATTAATAAAATTAAGTGAACAAATTAACCTTGTAGGAAAAGGGAATTTTAATACTCGTATATTAATAGACGGAGAAGATGAAATTGGACAGTTATCAAAACAACTAGAATTAATGGTTAATAATACGAGGAAACTCCTCAACGAAGTATATGAATCTAATCGACAGAAAACATTATTGGAGCGAAAGCAAAATGAAATTAAATTTAAAATGATGGCTAGTCAAATTAATCCACATTTTTTATTTAATGCACTCGAATCGATTCGAATGAAGGCACATATAAGCGGAGAGAGGGAGATTGCTCAAGTTGTAAAATTACTTGGTAAATTAATGCGTAATAGTATTGAGGTTGGAACAGGAAAAGTCAAACTTAATAGTGAAATGGAAGTTGTTCATTCCTATCTAGAAATACAAAAATTTCGACATGGTGATCGGTTAAACTATGAAATAACGATTGACCCACTTTCAAAAAATATACCTATACCACCTCTTATCATCCAACCACTAGTAGAAAACGCTGTGATTCACGGCTTGGAAAACAAAGAAAGTGGAGGAGAAGTATCTGTACATACAAAAATGAAAGAAGAAGGATTACATGTGGTCGTAACAGATAATGGCATTGGAATCAGTGAAGAGAAACAAGAAGCTATTTGTAAACTATTAAATGAACAAGAAGAAAAGGAAGGAATTCGCATTGGCTTACGCAATGTCCATCAAAGACTTCAACTCACATACGGCAATATAACTGGTTTAGCCATTGATAGCAAGGAAGGTATTGGTACAAAGATATCCTTTATCATACCCATCTGA
- a CDS encoding family 4 glycosyl hydrolase encodes MNKFTKVKDVQIAYIGGGSRGWAWGLMSDLATEGALSGKVKLYDINYDAAYQNELIGNRLKDRVDVVGQWDYEAVRTLEEALTGSDFVIISILPGSFDEMHSDVHLPEKYGVYQSVGDTVGPGGLVRALRTIPIFVDIAEHIKEYSPNAWVINYTNPMTLCTRALYTTFPEIKAIGCCHEVFGTQKLLASMLEVLQGIENVDRREIDINVLGINHFTWIDKASYKGTDLFPLYSQFVDKYHESGFEGSEEGHWMNNHFKSAERVKFDLFKRFGLIAAAGDRHLAEFMPNTWYLKNPEKVREWKFGLTPVKWRKKNKQELIEKSNRLASGVEPFELNPTGEEGVDMIKALLGLGELITNVNIPNKGQMNGVPLETVVETNAVISYDNVRPVLAGKLPDSINNLVIRHVHNQEVTLQAALGQDKDLALQAFIQDPLLSTLTPEEAAELFEEMLGNTREYLNGWELQEV; translated from the coding sequence ATGAATAAGTTTACTAAAGTCAAAGATGTACAGATTGCTTATATTGGTGGAGGATCACGAGGATGGGCTTGGGGATTGATGAGCGATCTTGCTACAGAAGGGGCTCTTTCTGGAAAGGTTAAGCTCTATGATATTAATTATGATGCCGCCTATCAAAATGAGTTAATAGGAAATCGCTTGAAGGATCGCGTCGATGTTGTTGGGCAATGGGATTATGAAGCTGTTAGGACATTAGAGGAAGCGCTTACAGGTTCGGACTTCGTTATTATTTCTATCCTTCCTGGTTCATTTGATGAGATGCATTCAGATGTGCATTTACCAGAAAAGTATGGTGTGTACCAATCAGTAGGTGATACTGTCGGTCCTGGTGGTTTAGTCAGAGCATTAAGAACAATCCCTATATTTGTAGATATCGCAGAACATATAAAGGAATATTCACCAAATGCATGGGTTATAAACTATACAAACCCGATGACACTATGTACGAGAGCTTTATATACGACATTTCCAGAAATTAAAGCAATTGGCTGTTGCCATGAAGTTTTTGGTACCCAGAAATTATTAGCATCGATGTTAGAGGTTTTACAAGGTATTGAGAATGTTGACCGAAGAGAAATTGATATAAACGTATTAGGGATAAACCACTTCACATGGATTGATAAAGCTTCTTATAAAGGTACAGATCTTTTTCCATTGTATTCCCAGTTTGTCGACAAGTATCATGAAAGTGGCTTTGAAGGTTCAGAGGAAGGACATTGGATGAATAATCACTTTAAATCCGCTGAAAGGGTAAAGTTTGACCTATTTAAAAGATTCGGATTAATTGCAGCAGCTGGTGACCGCCACTTAGCTGAATTTATGCCGAATACCTGGTATTTAAAAAATCCTGAAAAAGTTAGAGAGTGGAAATTTGGATTAACTCCTGTTAAATGGCGTAAAAAGAACAAACAAGAATTAATCGAAAAGAGTAATCGATTAGCATCAGGTGTAGAGCCATTTGAACTGAATCCAACTGGAGAAGAAGGCGTAGATATGATCAAAGCACTCCTTGGGTTAGGCGAATTAATCACAAATGTGAATATACCTAATAAAGGCCAGATGAATGGTGTGCCTTTAGAAACTGTAGTAGAAACAAATGCGGTCATAAGCTATGACAATGTAAGACCTGTACTGGCCGGGAAATTACCTGATTCTATTAATAATTTGGTCATTCGTCACGTTCACAACCAAGAAGTAACATTACAAGCTGCTCTTGGTCAGGATAAAGACTTAGCCCTTCAAGCATTTATACAAGATCCTTTATTAAGTACACTAACACCTGAAGAAGCTGCAGAGCTTTTTGAGGAAATGTTAGGTAATACACGTGAATACTTGAATGGATGGGAGCTTCAAGAGGTATAA